Genomic window (Nitrososphaera sp.):
ACGTGGGTGAGTGAATTAAGATACATTTGCTGCTCATCCGTGTCTGCCAAGAGCGGGTCTACCCCCTCCTGAAAACCGCCCTGGATGACTTCTCCCCGCTCGGTCACGATTCCCGCGAAGCGTATGTTGCGATCGAGCTGTATGATCTTGTCGCAAATGTTCGAGCTAGACACCATCAGATAATGAGCTGCATATCCCTGGGTATATAAAAATAGTTTAAGATGTTTGAGTGACGATTCTTGTTTGCATTGCGTGGCCCGACTTTACATGCCAGGAGTGATGTAAATGGATAAGCTCAGCTATATCTGCTTCGGAGAAGTATTTCGAGGAGTACCTAGCAAGTACCTTCGCGCAGTCCCTGCAGTAAATTTCTTTGAACTGAAATCGGGATTGGTCCTTTCCTTCGTCGGACATCAGAATTTATCCTCATCGCGTGATTTTCTACCAAGTGGGTTGAAGCGCATGCTCGATGTCTTGTAGTAAATGACCTCGCCCCTTCGTTCAATTACCGCGATTATAGCTTCTTTTCCCATCTTCTCCACTTGCAGGATGGAAGAAGCAAACTGCCTTACTTTCATATCATTTCCCTCGCTGATACCAAATACAACATACTTGGCAGGCTTGCTTTGATAGTCGCCGCGTTCGTAAACTCGAAAGTCAATCCCGAATCCAAAGCCCTCTTTCGCAACATATCCCCTGCTTCGAAGGTCTCTGTAAATCAAAAACTTTGTCAGCACCGAAGAATCATCTTTGAGCAGGAGCTCGAACAAATTTTCGAAGGTAATCGCAGGATGACCTGTAACCGCAAGTCTTTCAGTATGCTTCAGGTATAGTGCCTCAAACGATTTTAGAACATAGCTGCCTGCTTCGACCTCTCCGAATCCGCGGCCTCGAAGCTCGTCCTGCATTCTTGGATCGTCTACGATCATCCTCCCATCCTGCATTCTCGCCTCGACTTGAGTCGTTACTTCGCCAGCTGTCTGGACAACCGGTTCGGAGCCGCTTCTGTTCATAACGATTAAATCAGACCAGATTGATTGATTGAAGCATTAAAGTTTAGTGTTATGATATGAAAGGAGTAAATTATAGAGAAACTCGGGGAATGCCCTATGTAAGAAGGGAATATATCGCTGGCAAGCCCCAGATAAAAATTGCAAGGTTTGCCTCTGGTCAGGCGGGGAGCAACTATGATTACAAGTTAGAATTGCTTGCGACTGAGAAGATCCAGATCAGACATAATGCCTTAGAGGCGGCAAGGCTTGCAGCTAACAAACGCATGGCCACAGCCGGCGAAAC
Coding sequences:
- the endA gene encoding tRNA-intron lyase, with amino-acid sequence MNRSGSEPVVQTAGEVTTQVEARMQDGRMIVDDPRMQDELRGRGFGEVEAGSYVLKSFEALYLKHTERLAVTGHPAITFENLFELLLKDDSSVLTKFLIYRDLRSRGYVAKEGFGFGIDFRVYERGDYQSKPAKYVVFGISEGNDMKVRQFASSILQVEKMGKEAIIAVIERRGEVIYYKTSSMRFNPLGRKSRDEDKF